The uncultured Desulfovibrio sp. genomic interval GGAGGCGTCTATGCCACATCCACCGGCGGGCAGGTGACGGGCTTTTGTGCCGGTTACATCCGGCCAGGATTCTCTGGAGCCATCATCATTGACGATCCGCTCAAGGCTGACGACGTGTGGAGCGAAGCCAAGCGGGAGGCCGCCAACCGCAAGATTACGGGCACCATTCGCAGCCGTCGTGCCAGTACGGAGCATACGCCCGTGATTCTCATCATGCAGCGGCTCCACGAAGACGACCCCGCGGGGCACGCTCTGGCTGGAGATTACGCTTTGGACTTCACGCATCTGGAGATCCAGGCCGTACTGGACGAGGACACCGACAAAGAGAGGAGCTACTGGCCGGAGAAGGAGAGCCTGACATCCCTGCAAGAGCTGCGGGAGAAAGATCCTTTCACGTTCGCAGCCCAGTATCAGCAGCGCCCTGCTTCGCTGGGGGGCGTCATGTTCAAGCGGGACATGATCCGGCGCTTCCGCGGCAGGCCGGAAGGGCTGGTGCGGGCCGGGATATTCTGTGACACGGCCATGAAGGAAGGCGAGAAGAACGACTATTCCGTGCTGCTCTACGCGGCTACGGATGACAGGGATGTATACGTTCTGGATATGGACAGGGGGAAATGGACAGCGCCTGTGCTGCTTGAGCGGGCCAAAGTATTCTGGGAAAAGCACAGGCCCCACCGCATCAGCAATCCGCTGCGCTTTACGGGCTGCCATATCGAGGACAAGGCCAGCGGGACAGGGCTGATACAGACGCTGCGCGCGCAGACATCCATTCCTGTCATTGCCGTGCAGCGCAACCGGGACAAGGTGAGCCGGGCCAACGACGTACTGCCCTACGTGGCCGGGGGGCGGCTGTACATTCCTGATGACCAGCCATGGGCGGACGCTCTCATCGCGGAGCTGTGCGCCTTTTCGCCGGCCATGACCCATGCTCACGACGACCAGGTGGACACGGTGGTGGACGCCATCGATACCCTGCTCATGCCGGCCAGCGGCATGCTGGCCGGAGCAGACTGGAGCTGACGCCATGTTGCGACGATTGACGGACGGCATTACCGGTGAACGCTACCTTCAGGACAGACAGGGGCAGCAGTATCGTCGTACCGCCTGCGCGCTTGCCTGGCCATGGCATCCCCTGCCCGGCTGTGTCCTGGTGCTGGGGGAGCTGCGGCATCGGCCCACATGCGTAGGGGAGCCACGGCATATCTTTCTGCTGGCGGAGCAGCGCAGCAACAATCCTGCGGAGCTGCTGCGTACGGCGGAGCGGTTTCTGTTTCAGCACGGCGCTCCCAGGATCATCACACCGGAGGACGATGACCGCATTCTGCTGATCGACGTGGAGAATGACCGCCGGCGGGAGGAACGAAAGACGCCCTTGCGTACCGAGCCTCCCCTGCGCTGGCATGGCAGGGGGGAGGGACTGCTGCCCTATTATCTCTCGCTTGTTCAGGCACGCATCGTGGGCGACAAGACCCTGCATTTTTCCGCTGTCAGTACGGTTCCCGCCGAGGCCGGGATGGCTTCGGATGCTGCCACGGAAAGCATGAATGCAGCCATGATCCGATGGCCTGCGGTATGTGCCCTGTGCTGGGCGCTTGAGGCCATGGACATGCAGCCCATGCCGGAATGGCGCGGATATAGCCACGGAGTACCCGGCGGACCAGCCGACGGTCTGGGAGGATATTAGGCGTGGTCGTGGC includes:
- the terL gene encoding phage terminase large subunit, with protein sequence MLFARASEAERAALRLACEQDLLTFTALMFRARMAQPFLVNWHHARIVDALMAVYRGEIRNLLITMPPGGTKTELAVIHFMAWCFARSPHCRFLHLSGAAELAALNSATVKEILELEEYQALWPRQIRTDTRAKSRWNIDVGGRTAGGVYATSTGGQVTGFCAGYIRPGFSGAIIIDDPLKADDVWSEAKREAANRKITGTIRSRRASTEHTPVILIMQRLHEDDPAGHALAGDYALDFTHLEIQAVLDEDTDKERSYWPEKESLTSLQELREKDPFTFAAQYQQRPASLGGVMFKRDMIRRFRGRPEGLVRAGIFCDTAMKEGEKNDYSVLLYAATDDRDVYVLDMDRGKWTAPVLLERAKVFWEKHRPHRISNPLRFTGCHIEDKASGTGLIQTLRAQTSIPVIAVQRNRDKVSRANDVLPYVAGGRLYIPDDQPWADALIAELCAFSPAMTHAHDDQVDTVVDAIDTLLMPASGMLAGADWS